From a region of the Paenibacillus lutimineralis genome:
- the glyA gene encoding serine hydroxymethyltransferase, producing the protein MKFNYWSTNDHTLIDLLANGLDDLKELDNQLYSLFCVEHKRQMNELMMVASCSIVPPAVLICQSMSAGNVTAEGYPGRRYHAGCENIDAIENAAIERAKQVFHAQYANVQPHSASSANQIVLFSLLNPGDTILGMDLPSGGHLSHGAKISYSGTCFNAVSYSLSEDFLIDYDQVESLAIKHRPKLIICGTTAYPRQVDFKRFREIADKVGAYLLADISHIAGLVIAGLHPSPIDYAHVITTCTHKQIFGPRGGLILSGKDAGMLLHDKKKSLAEHIQRAVFPFFQGAPIPNMIAAKAMALQLTQTENYKTTMYRILDNSRVLGAALMSLGFDIITGGTDTHIVLIDLTRNGISGNLAERALEQCGIIVNKNNVPNRNSKSTISMGIRLGTNSLAQRGFGQIEMMCCAEIISKVIGNMTGDTWDTVAVNDSIRKNVREQVGELCNRFPIFNY; encoded by the coding sequence GTGAAATTTAATTACTGGTCTACAAACGATCACACCTTAATTGATTTGCTCGCTAACGGATTGGACGACCTGAAAGAGTTGGATAACCAGTTGTATTCTCTTTTTTGCGTAGAACACAAGCGTCAAATGAACGAACTCATGATGGTGGCCTCTTGCAGCATTGTTCCACCAGCTGTATTAATCTGCCAATCCATGAGTGCAGGGAATGTGACTGCTGAAGGGTATCCGGGAAGACGATATCATGCCGGATGCGAAAATATTGATGCAATTGAAAACGCTGCCATAGAAAGGGCGAAGCAAGTTTTTCATGCTCAATATGCTAACGTGCAGCCTCATTCAGCATCTTCGGCCAATCAGATTGTGCTCTTTTCCCTATTAAATCCCGGAGATACGATTCTCGGTATGGATTTACCCTCTGGTGGACATTTGAGCCACGGGGCAAAAATCTCCTATTCAGGTACTTGCTTCAACGCTGTAAGTTATAGTCTGAGCGAAGACTTCTTAATTGATTATGATCAAGTGGAAAGTCTGGCTATAAAGCATCGCCCCAAATTAATTATATGCGGGACTACTGCGTATCCGCGTCAGGTTGACTTCAAGCGATTCAGGGAGATCGCTGATAAAGTAGGCGCGTACCTTTTGGCTGACATCTCACATATAGCCGGTCTAGTCATCGCAGGTTTACACCCTTCACCAATCGATTACGCTCATGTCATTACGACCTGCACACACAAACAGATTTTTGGACCTAGAGGTGGTTTAATCCTCTCTGGTAAGGATGCAGGCATGCTTTTACACGATAAGAAAAAGTCACTTGCGGAGCATATACAAAGGGCTGTATTTCCTTTTTTCCAGGGGGCTCCAATTCCCAATATGATTGCTGCTAAGGCAATGGCGCTTCAGCTTACACAGACTGAGAATTATAAAACTACGATGTATCGGATCTTAGATAATTCAAGAGTGTTGGGGGCAGCATTAATGTCTTTGGGATTTGATATCATAACTGGAGGAACAGATACCCATATTGTTCTAATTGATCTTACACGAAATGGAATTTCGGGGAATTTGGCTGAAAGAGCGCTTGAGCAATGTGGAATTATTGTGAATAAAAATAATGTGCCGAACCGGAACTCCAAATCAACGATTTCTATGGGGATCAGGTTGGGCACTAACAGTTTAGCTCAAAGAGGATTCGGGCAGATAGAAATGATGTGTTGTGCAGAAATTATTTCTAAAGTAATAGGGAATATGACGGGAGATACATGGGACACCGTTGCTGTAAATGATTCTATCCGCAAGAACGTAAGAGAACAAGTAGGAGAATTGTGCAATCGCTTTCCAATTTTTAATTATTAA
- a CDS encoding xanthine phosphoribosyltransferase — MDKLKQRIIEEGVVVSEEVLKLDKLLNHQVDPELMMELGRELAERFRDEGVTRVVTVESSGISIAFATAYALGVPLVFARRKKTLLEEADMLQERVPSFTKGIVTDILISRDLINAQDRVLFIDDIIANGDAAKGLIKIVERSGAKLVGAGIVVEKCFQSGAKAIRDQGIRLETLAKIKSLENGQVIFAE, encoded by the coding sequence ATGGATAAATTAAAACAAAGGATTATTGAGGAAGGCGTAGTCGTCTCGGAGGAAGTGCTGAAGCTGGACAAGCTGCTGAACCATCAAGTTGACCCGGAGCTTATGATGGAGCTTGGTCGGGAACTGGCCGAGCGTTTTCGCGATGAAGGGGTAACCCGCGTCGTGACAGTAGAATCCTCAGGCATTTCGATCGCGTTCGCGACGGCGTATGCGTTGGGGGTACCGCTCGTATTTGCCCGCCGCAAGAAAACGCTACTGGAGGAAGCAGATATGCTTCAGGAACGGGTTCCATCCTTTACAAAAGGTATCGTAACCGATATTCTGATATCCCGAGATCTGATCAACGCGCAGGACCGGGTTCTGTTCATCGATGATATTATTGCTAATGGCGATGCGGCCAAAGGCCTGATCAAAATTGTTGAACGCTCCGGCGCGAAGCTAGTTGGTGCAGGAATCGTGGTGGAGAAGTGCTTCCAATCTGGAGCAAAGGCGATTCGTGATCAAGGAATCCGTTTGGAGACACTGGCCAAGATTAAGTCTCTAGAGAATGGGCAGGTCATTTTCGCTGAATAA
- a CDS encoding glycosyltransferase family 4 protein, translating into MKLLQALFFPPEQPGGVSSMIPSLQERFNSPHWEMELFSLPKRIRNKGHEPVHFHTFDWCEYEESPIVQKYIQTYKDYIWWTKLRLNKPYDLIHAHHPIAGLAMKEVFPETPVLQSIHSSYERELLLNGRIKAGSLEQRFLTSLYRELEARTDRLFTVSHSFKSYLTDYVDHPEQIGIIPNGFDERRFKPVPHENEVTQLVTVCRLVPAKGLDILLRACKELKERGLNYVLHIIGDGPIRKELEDLAKELGIYNETIFYGYTLHPEEFVPFFDVFVLPSRAEAFGSVFAEAALCSLALVGTDVGGISEQIESGSNGLLVPVGDVSALADALEQVIIDPAFRYELARTGSDHAKQHYSLNRVVYELKKLYLEYQ; encoded by the coding sequence ATGAAACTGCTACAGGCATTATTTTTTCCTCCAGAGCAGCCTGGAGGCGTATCATCGATGATCCCTTCTTTACAAGAACGGTTTAATTCTCCCCATTGGGAGATGGAATTATTTTCGCTTCCCAAACGGATTAGAAATAAAGGGCATGAGCCTGTCCATTTCCATACATTTGACTGGTGTGAATATGAGGAAAGCCCGATCGTGCAAAAATATATACAAACCTACAAGGACTATATATGGTGGACGAAGCTGCGTTTGAACAAGCCCTACGATTTGATTCATGCGCATCATCCGATTGCCGGGCTCGCGATGAAGGAAGTTTTCCCGGAGACTCCGGTATTGCAGAGCATCCATTCCAGCTATGAGCGTGAATTGCTATTGAACGGACGGATTAAGGCGGGTAGCCTGGAACAGCGGTTCTTGACTTCATTGTATAGAGAGCTTGAAGCGCGTACGGATCGGTTGTTCACCGTATCTCATTCATTCAAGAGTTATTTAACAGATTATGTGGACCATCCGGAACAGATCGGCATAATACCGAACGGTTTCGATGAGCGGCGCTTCAAGCCTGTACCTCATGAGAATGAAGTGACGCAGCTTGTCACAGTATGCCGACTTGTTCCCGCTAAGGGGTTGGATATCCTTCTCCGGGCCTGCAAGGAGCTCAAAGAGCGGGGATTGAATTATGTGCTGCATATTATCGGCGACGGCCCGATCCGCAAGGAGCTTGAGGATTTGGCCAAGGAGTTGGGTATATATAATGAGACGATCTTCTATGGATATACCTTGCATCCTGAAGAATTTGTACCTTTCTTTGACGTATTTGTATTGCCGTCGCGGGCGGAAGCATTCGGTTCGGTATTCGCTGAAGCAGCGCTGTGCAGTCTGGCCTTGGTGGGAACAGATGTCGGAGGAATCTCCGAGCAGATTGAGAGCGGCTCGAATGGCTTGCTGGTACCAGTGGGGGACGTATCGGCGCTTGCCGATGCATTGGAGCAGGTGATCATTGACCCGGCCTTCCGCTATGAGTTAGCCCGTACAGGTTCTGATCATGCCAAGCAGCATTATTCGTTGAACCGGGTCGTGTATGAATTGAAGAAGCTATATTTGGAGTATCAATAA
- a CDS encoding RsmB/NOP family class I SAM-dependent RNA methyltransferase, with product MSDRSLPANFKEQIIQMLGQEEGNAFLNSYEQPRTYGLRINQLKLKTNDAIDELIQAFKLRPVPWCSTGYYYEEDTRPGKHPHHMAGLYYIQEPSAMSAVELLDPQPGETILDLAAAPGGKTTQIAAKMNGQGLLISNEIHPQRAKILAENVERMGIRGAIVTQATPPELSARFPLTFDRIMLDAPCSGEGMFRKDPSAIEEWSPASVALCANRQWDILQDAIAMLKPGGTLAYSTCTFNRTENEEMIARVLNEYPEMRLKAEKRVWPHLRQGEGHYVAVLERDQQAEEQAALGRTNEARANKKRGKSSRAGRESSKELLNAWEAFTTWTKLDLPGFQADGGIPVLFGEALYLLPRSKELNVDMELLSGIKVPRAGLHLGDYRKNRFVPAHALAMAAEAEDEARVVALETNSSELAAYLHGETLNVSTELRGWVIVAVKCGSSSYPLGWSKASGGQLKNHLPKGLRLMH from the coding sequence ATGTCAGACCGATCCCTGCCTGCAAATTTCAAGGAACAGATCATTCAGATGCTGGGACAAGAGGAAGGCAACGCCTTTCTGAACAGTTATGAGCAACCACGTACCTATGGACTGCGTATCAATCAACTTAAATTGAAAACAAATGATGCTATAGATGAACTGATCCAAGCCTTCAAGCTAAGACCCGTACCTTGGTGCAGCACGGGCTACTATTATGAGGAAGATACCCGCCCTGGCAAGCACCCTCACCATATGGCAGGGCTCTACTATATCCAAGAGCCGTCCGCTATGTCAGCCGTAGAACTGTTAGACCCACAGCCAGGAGAGACCATTCTCGACCTCGCCGCTGCTCCAGGCGGCAAGACAACCCAAATCGCAGCGAAAATGAATGGACAAGGCCTGCTGATCAGTAACGAAATTCATCCGCAGCGAGCCAAAATATTAGCCGAAAATGTGGAACGGATGGGCATCCGGGGAGCGATCGTTACCCAAGCTACTCCACCCGAATTGTCGGCACGCTTCCCGTTAACCTTTGATCGGATCATGCTTGATGCCCCTTGCTCCGGTGAGGGCATGTTCCGCAAAGATCCTTCCGCCATCGAGGAATGGTCTCCAGCTTCGGTTGCGCTCTGCGCGAACCGACAATGGGACATCCTCCAGGATGCGATCGCCATGCTGAAGCCAGGCGGCACGCTCGCCTATTCCACTTGTACCTTCAATCGGACAGAAAATGAAGAAATGATTGCACGGGTGCTGAATGAATATCCAGAAATGCGCCTTAAAGCCGAGAAAAGAGTATGGCCCCATTTGCGGCAGGGCGAAGGGCATTATGTAGCCGTGCTGGAGCGTGACCAACAAGCAGAAGAACAAGCTGCCTTAGGCAGAACAAATGAGGCAAGAGCCAATAAGAAGCGAGGCAAATCGTCCCGTGCAGGACGTGAATCTAGCAAAGAACTGCTGAACGCTTGGGAAGCCTTTACCACCTGGACCAAGCTTGATTTGCCCGGCTTCCAAGCAGATGGAGGGATACCCGTCCTGTTCGGAGAAGCTCTGTATTTACTGCCCCGCAGTAAAGAATTGAACGTTGATATGGAACTGCTATCCGGGATCAAGGTTCCCCGTGCCGGTCTACACCTTGGCGACTACCGCAAAAATCGCTTCGTGCCGGCCCACGCCCTAGCGATGGCTGCCGAGGCAGAGGACGAAGCCCGCGTAGTAGCCCTGGAGACTAATTCCTCCGAGCTTGCTGCTTATCTACACGGCGAGACCTTAAATGTATCTACAGAGCTTCGCGGCTGGGTAATCGTGGCCGTCAAATGCGGCAGTAGCAGCTATCCGCTTGGATGGAGCAAAGCCAGCGGGGGACAGCTGAAGAATCATCTTCCCAAGGGACTTCGTCTCATGCATTAG
- a CDS encoding dihydroorotate dehydrogenase, with product MGEAYGGNLFTSTTTILVLFILLVIVTRAFFI from the coding sequence ATGGGCGAAGCTTATGGCGGCAATTTATTTACTTCCACAACAACGATTCTTGTTCTGTTCATCCTGCTCGTTATCGTAACTCGTGCATTTTTCATCTAA
- a CDS encoding Cof-type HAD-IIB family hydrolase translates to MKYKLIALDVDGTLLTDDHVLTPGTIEVIKQIAGQGAEFVLCTGRAPLSCIPYMEQMGMEGYAITHNGAATVNVKDGRVIHHFEMRSEGLKPYIQYCEQNHVHYDLNTTFGLYVEGASGLSQEALDMYHKFLIEPKDLTERPVDDPFVKMTLSGDIPVMDKIMEEWSTWTHEFNVLRSGDYFIDLMHKDSSKGSALKHLAEMRGIAVENVLAIGNYYNDLTMLEYAGLGIAMDNSPQEVKDVADAMTSSNNEEGVKLALQKYCL, encoded by the coding sequence ATGAAGTATAAATTGATAGCGCTGGACGTAGATGGGACGCTTCTGACGGATGATCATGTCTTGACACCGGGAACTATTGAAGTGATTAAGCAGATTGCCGGGCAAGGGGCAGAGTTTGTGCTATGTACCGGTCGTGCTCCGCTCAGCTGTATTCCTTATATGGAGCAGATGGGAATGGAAGGTTATGCGATCACGCATAATGGCGCGGCTACAGTAAACGTTAAGGATGGACGGGTCATTCACCACTTCGAGATGCGCAGTGAGGGATTGAAGCCTTACATTCAATATTGCGAGCAGAACCATGTGCATTATGATCTAAATACGACTTTTGGATTATATGTAGAGGGAGCATCCGGGCTTAGCCAGGAAGCGCTCGATATGTACCATAAGTTTCTGATCGAGCCGAAGGATCTCACGGAGCGTCCGGTGGATGATCCCTTTGTGAAGATGACCTTATCTGGAGATATTCCGGTGATGGATAAGATTATGGAGGAATGGAGTACCTGGACACATGAGTTCAACGTACTTCGCAGTGGCGATTATTTCATTGATCTGATGCATAAGGATTCCTCTAAAGGCTCAGCGCTGAAGCATTTGGCAGAAATGCGCGGAATAGCTGTGGAGAATGTGCTGGCCATCGGTAATTATTATAATGACTTAACGATGCTGGAATATGCCGGCCTGGGCATTGCTATGGATAACTCGCCACAGGAAGTCAAGGATGTGGCCGATGCTATGACATCTTCTAATAATGAGGAAGGCGTTAAGCTAGCATTGCAGAAGTATTGTCTATAG
- a CDS encoding pseudouridine synthase: protein MGTGKKTQRIDKILGNLGYGSRSDLKRIVKQGRISLNGSVVKDSGAQADPELDAIEIDGERIVYREFIYIMMHKPPGVISATEDLRDRTVIDLLPDEFKVFAPFPVGRLDKDTEGLLLLTNDGGLTHDLLSPRKHVPKTYLADCIGRIGEPEIARFQAGVQLDDGYVTMPAQLEILEYGEYDDGTVKSRISLTISEGKFHQVKRMFEAVGSKVTYLKRVSMGPLKLDASLPLGSFRELTAAELEALKNIRK, encoded by the coding sequence ATGGGAACAGGGAAGAAGACACAGAGAATCGATAAGATTCTTGGTAATCTAGGATACGGATCACGCTCGGATCTGAAGAGGATAGTGAAGCAAGGGCGGATTTCATTGAACGGATCTGTTGTGAAGGATAGCGGCGCACAGGCTGATCCTGAACTGGATGCGATTGAGATTGACGGAGAACGTATCGTCTATCGGGAATTCATATATATCATGATGCACAAGCCGCCGGGCGTCATTTCCGCGACTGAGGATTTAAGGGATCGGACCGTCATCGATCTGCTTCCGGATGAGTTCAAGGTATTTGCACCTTTTCCTGTTGGAAGACTGGATAAAGATACAGAAGGGCTGCTGCTGCTGACCAATGACGGCGGACTGACTCATGATCTGCTATCCCCGCGCAAGCATGTGCCGAAGACTTATTTGGCGGATTGTATCGGACGTATCGGTGAGCCGGAAATTGCCCGGTTCCAGGCGGGAGTGCAGCTCGATGACGGTTATGTGACGATGCCTGCGCAGCTGGAGATCCTGGAATATGGAGAATACGACGACGGGACGGTTAAATCACGAATATCTCTGACGATCTCTGAGGGGAAGTTCCATCAGGTCAAGCGGATGTTCGAGGCCGTCGGCTCCAAGGTAACCTATCTAAAGAGGGTATCAATGGGGCCGCTGAAGTTGGATGCTTCGCTACCGCTAGGCTCTTTCCGCGAATTGACTGCAGCCGAGCTGGAGGCGTTGAAGAATATTAGGAAATAG
- a CDS encoding RsmF rRNA methyltransferase first C-terminal domain-containing protein produces the protein MGLQLPIAFTTKMQQLLGDEYEEFLASYEKPRYAGIRINTLKIDVESFRAISPFELKPIPWCKTGFYVEESLKPGKHPYYHAGLYYIQEPSAMAPVEVLDVHPGDRVLDLCAAPGGKSTQIAAKLSGQGLLVTNDISAERTKALAKNIELNGVRNAIVLNETPERIADRFPQFFNRILIDAPCSGEGMFRKDEEMARQWEKRSLEQYTNMQHDILHTAARMLSPGGRIVYSTCTFSPEENEAIIAGFLQEYEDYEVIPLPGDGGFAPGRADWLVQAEGLADLTMSQGLTAEAAAKTDHCGRLWPHQVDGEGHFLAILQHQGPVDSSLDLTQYVPYSHDAQSADHAVPVKKGKIRPHGRAKGAHTPSKPATNDSELLAGWEHFRDEQLRLQPAGEVMLYGTNLYISLLSKERLNGLRTVRSGWYIGSVKNGRFTPAHPLATALKPAEASRILELSVQDGEAVRYLKGETLEIQQSRISYIEDSGPKGFVLVTAEGYPLGWGKWIDGILKNEYPAGWRWT, from the coding sequence ATGGGGTTACAATTACCAATCGCTTTTACGACAAAAATGCAGCAACTACTTGGGGATGAATATGAAGAGTTTCTCGCTTCTTATGAGAAGCCGCGTTATGCCGGTATTCGCATAAATACGCTAAAAATCGATGTAGAATCTTTCCGCGCAATATCTCCGTTCGAGCTTAAGCCCATTCCGTGGTGTAAGACAGGCTTTTATGTGGAAGAGAGCCTGAAGCCAGGTAAGCATCCGTATTATCATGCAGGATTATATTATATACAAGAACCAAGTGCGATGGCCCCGGTTGAGGTGCTAGATGTTCATCCGGGGGATCGAGTACTCGATCTATGTGCAGCTCCTGGAGGCAAATCGACGCAGATTGCTGCCAAGCTGAGTGGTCAAGGTCTTCTGGTGACGAATGATATTAGTGCAGAACGGACCAAGGCATTGGCTAAAAATATTGAGTTGAACGGTGTCCGCAACGCGATCGTCTTGAATGAGACGCCTGAGCGGATTGCGGATCGATTCCCACAGTTCTTCAACCGCATTCTGATTGATGCGCCTTGCTCTGGCGAAGGAATGTTTCGTAAGGATGAAGAAATGGCTAGACAGTGGGAGAAGCGTTCGCTTGAGCAATATACGAATATGCAGCATGATATTCTGCATACGGCTGCCAGAATGCTATCTCCTGGCGGGAGGATCGTATATTCAACTTGCACCTTCTCACCGGAGGAGAATGAAGCGATTATTGCAGGGTTTCTTCAGGAGTATGAAGATTATGAAGTTATACCGTTGCCCGGAGATGGGGGCTTTGCGCCTGGACGAGCCGATTGGCTCGTTCAGGCGGAAGGTTTGGCAGACTTGACCATGAGTCAAGGGCTCACAGCGGAGGCGGCTGCCAAGACAGACCATTGCGGACGATTATGGCCGCATCAGGTCGATGGGGAAGGCCATTTTCTGGCTATACTCCAGCATCAGGGGCCAGTGGATTCATCGCTGGACTTGACTCAGTATGTGCCTTACAGTCATGATGCACAATCTGCGGATCATGCCGTTCCTGTGAAAAAGGGGAAAATACGGCCACATGGTCGCGCCAAAGGGGCGCATACACCGAGTAAGCCAGCGACGAATGATAGCGAGCTGCTGGCGGGTTGGGAGCATTTCAGAGATGAGCAGCTTCGGCTGCAGCCTGCCGGCGAGGTGATGCTATACGGGACAAATCTATATATTTCTCTGCTGTCCAAAGAGAGGCTGAACGGTCTGAGGACGGTTCGTTCGGGCTGGTATATCGGTTCGGTTAAGAATGGGCGCTTCACGCCTGCACATCCGTTAGCTACCGCGCTCAAACCTGCTGAAGCTTCCCGGATACTGGAGCTGTCCGTCCAGGATGGGGAAGCCGTTAGATATTTGAAGGGTGAGACGCTAGAAATTCAGCAGTCCCGCATTAGTTATATAGAAGATTCGGGTCCGAAGGGGTTCGTATTAGTCACGGCAGAGGGCTACCCATTAGGTTGGGGCAAGTGGATCGACGGAATCCTTAAGAATGAGTATCCTGCCGGTTGGAGGTGGACTTAA
- a CDS encoding DUF309 domain-containing protein translates to MKNEPLYLAFLVYFNRDRDYFECHEVMEELWLAQQSDPLYKGLLQIAVGLFHFRYGNVIGARKMLLSAVERLKPYPIDSLGIDLGKLRSEAALYAAKLEAYKQSPFTHYDLTIDIIDPELREAVELASAHISPNIPQRRRPMRGPKHEQRRQG, encoded by the coding sequence ATGAAGAATGAGCCGTTGTACTTGGCGTTCCTGGTCTATTTTAATCGTGATAGGGATTACTTTGAGTGTCATGAAGTGATGGAGGAGCTGTGGCTGGCTCAGCAGAGCGATCCGCTCTATAAGGGGCTTCTCCAGATTGCGGTGGGCTTATTCCATTTCCGCTACGGAAACGTGATTGGGGCAAGAAAAATGCTGCTTTCCGCGGTGGAACGTCTTAAGCCTTATCCTATAGATAGTCTGGGTATTGACCTGGGTAAGCTGCGCAGTGAGGCTGCCCTGTATGCGGCCAAGCTGGAGGCTTATAAGCAGAGCCCGTTCACCCATTATGATCTGACGATTGATATCATAGATCCTGAACTGAGGGAGGCAGTGGAGCTGGCTTCTGCTCACATTTCCCCCAATATTCCGCAGAGGCGGCGCCCAATGCGGGGACCGAAGCATGAACAACGGCGGCAGGGCTGA
- a CDS encoding GTP pyrophosphokinase encodes MDSRDWGTFLLPYEQAVEELKVKFKTMRSELKKIEEYAPIEFVTGRVKKISSILDKAKRLNVPMENLETGIEDIAGIRIMCQFVEDIRRVAEYIRKRKDLTVLYEKDYITNYKESGYRSFHMIVEYPVQTSLGQKNVLAEIQIRTLAMNFWATIEHSLNYKYRQMLPEEMRVRLKKTAEAVFILDNEMSSIRQEILDAQKSFEDDSNIVSSVLGAIHRLYFFHMVSEAIAAQERFNELWEARDMEGMKALLTEVKAMIHRSKTNAEESANEE; translated from the coding sequence ATGGATAGTAGAGATTGGGGAACGTTTTTGCTTCCATATGAACAAGCTGTTGAAGAATTGAAGGTTAAGTTCAAGACGATGCGGTCCGAATTGAAGAAGATCGAAGAGTATGCTCCAATTGAATTCGTGACGGGTCGGGTCAAGAAGATTTCCAGTATTCTTGATAAAGCGAAGCGACTGAATGTGCCGATGGAAAATCTGGAGACGGGGATCGAGGATATCGCCGGCATCCGTATTATGTGCCAGTTCGTAGAGGACATCCGCCGGGTGGCGGAATATATCAGGAAGCGGAAAGACCTGACGGTTCTGTACGAGAAGGACTATATTACGAATTATAAGGAGAGCGGCTACCGCAGCTTCCATATGATCGTGGAATATCCAGTGCAGACTTCGCTTGGACAGAAGAATGTGTTGGCTGAAATTCAGATCAGAACCTTGGCCATGAATTTCTGGGCCACGATCGAACATTCCTTGAATTACAAGTATCGTCAGATGCTGCCTGAGGAAATGCGCGTTCGATTGAAAAAGACGGCCGAGGCGGTGTTTATCCTTGATAATGAGATGTCCAGCATCCGTCAGGAAATTCTCGACGCCCAGAAGAGCTTCGAGGATGATTCCAATATCGTCTCCTCTGTGCTTGGGGCGATCCATCGCTTGTACTTCTTCCATATGGTTTCGGAAGCGATTGCGGCCCAGGAGCGCTTTAATGAGCTATGGGAAGCGCGGGATATGGAAGGAATGAAGGCCTTGCTGACTGAAGTTAAGGCGATGATTCATCGTTCCAAGACGAATGCCGAGGAATCTGCGAATGAAGAATGA
- a CDS encoding quinone-dependent dihydroorotate dehydrogenase codes for MLYRNLGKPIFFKLDPEAAHHLVIGGLHKVAKVPGMVPVVRGMYGVPEVPELATDLFGVHFPSPIGLAAGLDKNAEAVEGFSSIGFGFMEVGTVTPKGQPGNEQPRLFRLPPDEALINRMGFNNRGAEDMAVRLAALKSRRIPVAVNIGKNKLTPNEEAHTDYEKCITTLYPQADFFVVNISSPNTPNLRNLQHGSELASLLKAVTDEMDVQAKRYGTRKSVLVKIAPDVSDEELEFMIDTIQNSGVSGLIATNTTISRDGLAHDNAKETGGLSGKPLRARSTEVVSRAYLQTGGKLPIIGSGGIFTAEDAYEKIRAGASLVEIYTALIYEGPEINRKLHRGLRELLRRDGFSHISEAVGADHR; via the coding sequence GTGTTGTACCGTAATTTAGGAAAACCGATTTTTTTTAAGCTGGACCCAGAGGCGGCACATCATCTGGTGATCGGTGGTTTACATAAAGTAGCGAAAGTACCAGGAATGGTTCCTGTTGTTCGTGGAATGTATGGTGTACCGGAAGTGCCGGAGCTTGCTACAGATTTATTCGGTGTTCATTTCCCCTCACCTATAGGATTGGCCGCCGGACTTGATAAGAATGCCGAAGCGGTAGAAGGGTTTTCCTCGATTGGATTTGGCTTTATGGAAGTGGGGACGGTAACCCCAAAAGGGCAGCCTGGCAATGAACAGCCAAGACTGTTCAGGCTTCCTCCGGACGAAGCATTGATTAATCGTATGGGATTTAACAACCGTGGTGCGGAAGATATGGCGGTGAGACTGGCCGCGTTGAAATCACGGCGTATCCCAGTCGCGGTCAATATCGGTAAGAACAAGCTGACCCCGAATGAAGAAGCGCATACGGATTATGAGAAATGCATCACGACTCTGTATCCGCAGGCGGATTTCTTTGTCGTCAATATCAGTTCACCGAATACGCCGAACCTGCGTAATCTGCAGCATGGGAGCGAACTAGCTTCCTTATTGAAGGCCGTGACGGATGAGATGGACGTGCAGGCGAAGCGTTACGGAACTAGAAAATCGGTTCTGGTGAAGATCGCTCCTGATGTCAGCGATGAGGAACTGGAATTCATGATCGATACGATCCAGAATAGCGGTGTATCCGGATTGATTGCAACCAATACGACGATATCCCGAGATGGCCTGGCGCATGACAATGCGAAGGAGACCGGAGGCTTAAGCGGTAAGCCGCTGCGGGCCAGATCGACGGAAGTGGTGTCTCGTGCTTACCTCCAGACTGGGGGCAAATTGCCGATTATTGGATCGGGCGGGATATTTACTGCTGAAGATGCTTATGAGAAGATTCGCGCAGGCGCCAGCCTGGTAGAAATTTATACGGCGCTGATTTATGAAGGCCCCGAGATCAACCGCAAGCTACATCGTGGCCTAAGGGAACTGCTGCGGCGGGATGGGTTCTCCCATATATCCGAAGCGGTAGGTGCTGATCACCGTTAA